In the genome of Arabidopsis thaliana chromosome 4, partial sequence, the window aaataaaaaagtaaatagtACTCagtaaactgaaaataaaactaataaaaaccttagaattttttttataaatatcatgTGGTTTTAATCTGCGACCTTTTGTTGGGCTTGTAAAATTATAACTTTAACTCTGATTTACGCTTAACCAGCGAACTTCCACCCCTAATTGACACAATGGCAACCATACAAccagaacaaaagaaaaaggtgaaataactaaaaaaaaattttttttttttttttaagtagaagTTCTCATCCAAGATCGATCTTTGCAACATGCTAAATTacttattgaaaaaaatcttatttttactGTTACATTTCATTCAAGGAAAATCcccattaaagaaaaaaaaaaaaagggcaAACAAAGAGCCAAATCTGTTTTCATCAGAACACACGTGtatacacatacatacatatgaCATCCACAAATCCTCGATGAGGGCAACTTCaaacttttcagttttcaccATACCAAACCCCCTGCCACGTGACTCGAACCATAAACTTAAAGAGCACAGATGAGGCGCGTGGTTGGCACGGCGAAAAGCCGCGTGGCTTTAGGAGCCGTGAGACCAAACACATCATTCATGTCGAGCTCACTTGGTTTCATCCCATCAGGTAATTTCCACGTGAAGCAATGTAATATATGAGCCACGGCTAAGTCAAGCGCGTATAACCCTAGTTGCATACCCGGGCACGATCTACGACCCGACCCGAACGGTATAAACTCGAAATTGCTCCCTTTGAAATCCGGTACGCCCGGTTCCAAAAACCTCGATGGTCTAAACGTGTCCGGGTCAGTCCAAGAGGTTGGGTCGCGTCCTATGGCAAACGCGTTGATCATCACACGAGATTTCTTGGGAATGAAGAAACCGTCGATACTAGTGTCCTCCGCGGTTTCGTGGAGGAGGAGAGGGATCGGTGGGTGCATCCTTAGGGTTTCTTTGAGTGTGCATTTGAGATAAGTCAACTTCTCGATGTCGGATTCTTCAACTCGTCTGTCAAGTCCAACGACTTCGGCGAGTTCTTGTTGGACCCGTTTTAGATCCTCGGGGCTCCGTAATAACTCCGTTAAGGCCCACTCTATCGCCGACGCTACCGTTTCCGTTCCTCCAAACATAACGTcctaataaaatcaaataaaaaaatcaaattagaaTTAAATATAACGTcctaataaaatcaaattagaaTTAAATATATCCACACTAGtccactctttcttttttctctctccatTTTTTGTCTCTTCATTGGTTTCATAATTATTGTAGATCTGAATATTCAAtgcttctatatatattaaaaaaagatcaTGCTAAAATCTGTTGCTTTCTCtagtaaaatagaaaattaccttcctaattcaaacaaaaaaacttaggAGAAAATAACTGGTCAATGGATAAGTATTATTACGTAACGCATTAAGAAACATGACTATGACTAGTgctttttgaaatataattacCATGATGATTGCTTTGATATTGTCACGGGTAAGTTTGATGGAATTTTGAAGATCCGCTGTCTCACTGACTAATTTGGCCTCTTCACTGTAAAAAGCAAGAAGATCATCAACCATATCGGTATCGACAACATCCCCATCATCCACAGCGTTttgattctccttcttcttcatatgttCATCGATAATATCGTCAATAAATCCGTCTAGATCATTACGGGCCTTCACGAGCCGCTTGTTTATCCCTTGCGGATCGATCCACCCGAAATATGGTATGAAATCCGCTACGTTGAAGGCTCCAAAAAGCTTAGAGAACTCTTGTAAGATTCTTATGAACTCGTCTTGTCCCTTCTCGCAGGCTGACCCAAACGCTGCCCGGTAAGTTATGTTGCGGGTCAGTGCAAAAATTTGCTCCCCGACGTTTATAGGCTTACCTAcaattgttttggttaaatgtTAAAGTACAtactaaagaaagaagaaatgagtACTTTCACtttttacatatttgtttaattgcacatatatatagcaaGAGTGGTGAATATGTGAAGTAGCTTACCAACGTTACAAGAGACCGACCGGACCATTTTGTCCACTTCATCACGAACTGAAGCCCATGACTCAGCTCTTTTACGGCTAAACACCTTCATGACACACACTTTTCTCATCTGTCTCCAAAACGGTCCGTAGTGAGCGAAAGCCATGTCCGCTCGGTCGTAAGTCAGATAGCTTATAGCTATAGTTGCAGGCCGGTTCGAGAAGACGCTGTCTTGGACTTGAAGGACTTGTCGAGCCACCTCGGGTGATGAGACAGCGTACATATGGAGGAATCCCATGCGGAGATGGCACAATCCGCCATACTTTTTAGCTAAATTGGCTAAACCACGGTGGGTGAGTTGGTCCATCATTAACATGTTGCCTATGATGGGCCAACCTCGTGGACCGGGAGGATATGGAGGCCTTCGCCGCCGTGTGATGAAgctgatgaagatgaaaagaGAGACAACGATGACAAGAGACGTCGTGGGATCTGATAGTTTGCTTAGTGTTTGTGATATAGAAGACTCCATAttgagtgttttttttggattcgattattttctgaaatgttGTCAGGAGGCAAAGTTCTCCATTTTGGGATGTGATTAGAGAGGTAggttttataatcaaattgtGTGGTCcctttttttgacatttttgtatTATCTACTTAAATTTCTTCATCCATATATGTACACAccatttcttatattttcttgaaaatatgaaaataattagtataccttttgaaaaaatctacatatatatatttttcaaccattttaacaaattaatCATGTacttgaacttatttacaatattATGCCACTagcattaattatttaggaatgaaaatatttaattaaagattcaaatcttctaaatccttgCTCAAATCGTTTCCTAAAATCTTGATTATTTCTTCCTAAAATTTCGTTTATTTAATAGGATTCTAAGTATTACTTTGAAAATCTTGGTCATAACTATTCCGTGATTTACTGTGAtcacaaatatattttggtatgattttcCTAAAAACAGGAAACAAACATTAAAggttagataaaaaaaatctgtcaTAAACTGAAATGTAATCAATTATAacaatcatttattttcttttaaaagtttgcaaaCGACAAATGTGTtgcaaaagaaataatttcctaaaaaaaaaaaaaaataaaagaaataatttcCTATAACTTAATAACTGTTGTAgacttttaaagaaaacaattatgtaaatatataatttagtttaagGAAATCTAGTGGAATTACATACTTATACGAAATAAATAGTATACCAAACGGATTTTACTGAATTCGAGCATATAAATATGACGAATCATGATTGACTTTCAGTGGGTTTTAAATTAGTGAACATAGCTGTTGAAAAATGACTG includes:
- the FAH1 gene encoding ferulic acid 5-hydroxylase 1 (ferulic acid 5-hydroxylase 1 (FAH1); FUNCTIONS IN: ferulate 5-hydroxylase activity, monooxygenase activity; INVOLVED IN: lignin biosynthetic process, response to UV-B, phenylpropanoid biosynthetic process; LOCATED IN: endoplasmic reticulum; EXPRESSED IN: 20 plant structures; EXPRESSED DURING: 12 growth stages; CONTAINS InterPro DOMAIN/s: Cytochrome P450 (InterPro:IPR001128), Cytochrome P450, E-class, group I (InterPro:IPR002401), Cytochrome P450, conserved site (InterPro:IPR017972); BEST Arabidopsis thaliana protein match is: Cytochrome P450 superfamily protein (TAIR:AT5G04330.1); Has 34463 Blast hits to 34198 proteins in 1764 species: Archae - 58; Bacteria - 4180; Metazoa - 12146; Fungi - 7203; Plants - 9525; Viruses - 6; Other Eukaryotes - 1345 (source: NCBI BLink).), which produces MESSISQTLSKLSDPTTSLVIVVSLFIFISFITRRRRPPYPPGPRGWPIIGNMLMMDQLTHRGLANLAKKYGGLCHLRMGFLHMYAVSSPEVARQVLQVQDSVFSNRPATIAISYLTYDRADMAFAHYGPFWRQMRKVCVMKVFSRKRAESWASVRDEVDKMVRSVSCNVGKPINVGEQIFALTRNITYRAAFGSACEKGQDEFIRILQEFSKLFGAFNVADFIPYFGWIDPQGINKRLVKARNDLDGFIDDIIDEHMKKKENQNAVDDGDVVDTDMVDDLLAFYSEEAKLVSETADLQNSIKLTRDNIKAIIMDVMFGGTETVASAIEWALTELLRSPEDLKRVQQELAEVVGLDRRVEESDIEKLTYLKCTLKETLRMHPPIPLLLHETAEDTSIDGFFIPKKSRVMINAFAIGRDPTSWTDPDTFRPSRFLEPGVPDFKGSNFEFIPFGSGRRSCPGMQLGLYALDLAVAHILHCFTWKLPDGMKPSELDMNDVFGLTAPKATRLFAVPTTRLICAL